Proteins co-encoded in one Rhopalosiphum maidis isolate BTI-1 chromosome 2, ASM367621v3, whole genome shotgun sequence genomic window:
- the LOC113553416 gene encoding uncharacterized protein LOC113553416 codes for MSNQSPSKSDVTNCSTTDNSDLVDSESIKDFEWTIGLQKCLLINMRRLKPCGINKHLSIFLLKEKLKKQYNIDLPNGVIWDYLATKWDLNAADIIEHISFDTSMKDFILPEEFDQLIAEEGEKIKKLEKESLNDEVNKKKSLNWSGKTRSKSNSMSSVDSKEGLNETIPSTLDSSSVKTSEERSDDGPCTRRSLRTNDKLENSKSDEKNKLKDLKQLHKKISNQSKDLEKIETMSNFRGRKRKSRNVSESSFSSDNSKQRKNYKNNLTDLTISDSSSRSVTPEMLRGRTSNRSVTPETISRKSNLRSSDEDQKSKLALEKACLKFGHNVDLILPEVKIERLKNEKQFSSSIETKSKNLIQNKNDKNEANNKLKGKIRNRVTSDLLVVQQSPEIQSLGRRSCSNKNS; via the coding sequence aTGTCAAATCAATCGCCGTCCAAATCAGACGTTACAAATTGTTCAACAACAGACAACAGTGATCTTGTTGATTCAGAATCAATTAAAGATTTCGAATGGACTATAGGTCTTCAGAAGTGTTTGCTAATAAATATGAGACGTTTGAAGCCTTGTGGAATTAACAAACACTTaagtatatttcttttaaaagaaaaactaaaaaaacaatacaatattgatCTACCAAATGGGGTTATATGGGATTATTTGGCAACTAAATGGGATCTTAATGCTGCTGATATTATAGAACATATCAGTTTTGATACTAGTATGAAAGATTTTATCTTACCAGAAGAATTTGACCAGTTAATTGCTGAAGAaggagaaaaaattaaaaaactagaaAAAGAAAGTCTAAATGATGaagttaataagaaaaaatcattaaattggaGTGGTAAAACAAGATCTAAATCTAATTCTATGTCTTCTGTAGATTCAAAGGAAGGTCTCAATGAGACGATTCCTTCAACACTAGATAGCTCTTCAGTTAAAACAAGCGAAGAGCGTTCTGATGATGGTCCATGTACTAGAAGATCATTGCGCACAAATGATAAACTAGAAAATAGTAAAtctgatgaaaaaaataagttaaaagacTTAAAACAACTACATAAAAAGATATCAAATCAATCTAAAGATTTAGAGAAGATTGAGACAATGTCAAATTTTAGAGGTCGAAAAAGAAAAAGTAGAAATGTATCAGAATCAAGTTTTAGTTCTGATAATAGTAAACAGcgtaagaattataaaaataatttaacagatTTAACTATTTCAGATAGCTCGTCTAGGTCAGTAACTCCAGAAATGTTGAGAGGTAGAACATCAAACCGTTCTGTTACACCTGAAACTATTAGTAGAAAATCAAACTTGCGCTCTAGTGATGAAGACCAGAAATCAAAACTTGCATTAGAAAAAGCATGTCTAAAATTTGGTCATAACGTTGATTTGATTTTACCAGAAGTAAAAATTGAACgtctaaaaaatgaaaagcaATTTTCATCTTCTATAGAAACTAAGTCCAAAaatttgatacaaaataaaaatgataaaaatgaagCAAAtaacaaacttaaaggtaaaatACGTAATAGAGTAACATCTGATCTATTAGTTGTTCAACAATCTCCAGAAATACAATCATTAGGCAGGCGCTCTTGTAGTaacaaaaattcataa
- the LOC113553417 gene encoding 5-formyltetrahydrofolate cyclo-ligase: MELVKAAKTNLRINLKKKLSLMTANEITEQSKIITNKLLSHPAYKRSNRVSIYLSMDSEVQTYSIVKNIFDSGKICFIPKYNKSEMSMVKIKSIGELNSLPKTKWNISQPADDDVCEDALATGGLDLIIVPGLGFTTDGKRLGRGKGYYDRCITEYKNKYPLNNLKTIGLAFSEQICEDIPTNQQDSLIDFLVYP, encoded by the exons ATGGAGCTAGTAAAGGCTGCTAAAACAAATTTAcgaattaacttaaaaaaaaaactttcactTATGACTGCTAATGAAATCACTGAACAATCAAAAATCATAACTAATAaa ttattatcTCATCCAGCATATAAAAGAAGCAACAGAGTGTCAATATACCTCAGTATGGATTCTGAAGTGCAAACATATAgtattgttaaaaacatttttgactcaggaaaaatatgttttattccaAA GTACAACAAATCTGAAATGTCTATGGTAAAGATAAAATCAATAGGTGAACTCAATAGTTTGCCAAAAACCAAATGGAATATTTCACAACCAGCTGATGATGATGTGTGCGAGGATGCATTGGCAACAG GTGGTTTGGATTTAATAATAGTGCCAGGCTTAGGTTTCACCACTGATGGTAAACGTTTAGGACGAGGAAAAGGTTATTATGATCGATGCATAACTGAATATAAGAACAAGTATCCATTGAATAACTTGAAAACCATTGGATTAGCATTCAGTGAACAAATATGTGAAGACATACCTACTAATCAACAAGATAGTTTAATAGACTTTTTAGTTT